One genomic segment of Pelagerythrobacter marensis includes these proteins:
- a CDS encoding carbohydrate ABC transporter permease, which produces MTGLASRAERRAGWLLSAPALIAIALFFILPTVASLALSLTDFDIYALADIGNLRFVGLANYSALLSDPLFWTALGNTFWFVLLGVPLVVVVAFFAAILVNERMVAWRPAWRAVFFAPYVTTLVAAAVVWKYMLHARYGLFNHALGAIGLPPVDWLGDPRWAIPAITVFVVWKSFGYSMLIFLAALQTVPRELDEAARIDGAGWWSRLRHVTLPAVAPAAGLVAVLAVIAMFQLFAEPYVMTEGGPAQSTITVLYLMFDQGFQWWNLGIGAAVAVVLFACILAAALIPALALRIYRRRRA; this is translated from the coding sequence ATGACCGGCCTGGCTTCCCGCGCCGAACGCCGCGCCGGCTGGCTGTTGAGCGCACCGGCGCTGATCGCCATTGCGCTGTTCTTCATCCTGCCGACGGTCGCGTCGCTGGCGCTGAGCCTGACCGATTTCGACATTTATGCGCTGGCCGACATCGGCAATTTGCGGTTCGTCGGCCTCGCCAACTATTCCGCGCTGCTTTCCGACCCGCTGTTCTGGACCGCGCTGGGCAATACGTTCTGGTTCGTCCTGCTGGGCGTGCCGCTGGTCGTGGTCGTCGCCTTCTTCGCCGCGATCCTGGTCAATGAACGGATGGTCGCCTGGCGTCCGGCATGGCGCGCGGTGTTCTTCGCCCCTTACGTGACCACTCTGGTCGCTGCGGCTGTGGTCTGGAAATACATGCTCCACGCCCGGTACGGCCTGTTCAATCATGCTCTGGGCGCGATCGGCCTGCCCCCAGTCGACTGGCTGGGCGATCCGCGCTGGGCCATTCCCGCGATCACTGTGTTCGTCGTCTGGAAGAGCTTCGGCTATTCCATGCTGATCTTCCTCGCCGCCCTCCAGACCGTCCCGCGCGAACTGGACGAGGCGGCCCGGATCGACGGTGCGGGCTGGTGGTCGCGCCTGCGGCACGTTACCCTGCCCGCGGTCGCCCCCGCCGCCGGGCTGGTCGCGGTGCTCGCGGTTATCGCCATGTTCCAGCTCTTTGCGGAACCTTACGTGATGACCGAGGGTGGACCCGCCCAATCGACGATCACGGTCCTGTATCTGATGTTCGATCAGGGCTTCCAGTGGTGGAACCTGGGCATTGGCGCAGCTGTCGCGGTCGTGCTGTTCGCCTGCATTCTGGCGGCCGCGCTGATCCCGGCGCTGGCGCTGCGGATCTATCGCAGGCGGCGCGCATGA